Sequence from the Exiguobacterium aurantiacum genome:
GCGCACGTCTGTCCAGCAAGCGGCAAATGACGCATGAGACAACGAAGACACGGCGCCTCTCCCGGCATCACCGTGTAGTTCATGCCGTATGCCCCGACGCAAGAGGCAAACAAAAACGGAATGCCGCGCTCGAGTGCGAAATCGTTTAATAAAAGACGTGTCTCGACGTTATCGGTCGCGTCCAAGACGAGGTCAACGGGCGGCAAGGGGCGAAGCCAATCCCACGATACGTCGGCAATCTGAGCGTCCAACTCAACGTCGGAGTTGATGGCCCGCAGACGTTCGAGCGCCGCGACCGCTTTCGGCGTCTCGGCATGTGCGTCCTGTTCCGTATAGAGCGTCTGTCGTTGTAAGTTCGTCACCTCGACATAGTCGCGGTCGACGAGGATGAGCGAAACACCGGCCCGAACCAGTTGATCGCTCACAGCCGCCCCGAGCGCACCGAGACCGACGACGAGCACCCGTTTCTCCATTAAACGTTCTTGGCCCTCCCCTCCGATGCCGTGGAACCGGGCCTGCCGTGCGTAACGTTCCGGGACAGGTGTCATCGGATGTAGTCCCCTGACTTCCCGCCTTCTTTCTCGAGCAAGTATGTCGGTCCGATGACGATGCCTTTATCGACTGCTTTCGTCATATCGTACACGGTCAAGGCGGCGACCATTGCTGCTGTCAACGCCTCCATCTCGACACCGGTATCGCCTTTCGTCTTCACAAACGACTCGATGATGAGCTGTGTCCCGTCCCATTCGAACGTCAAATCGACTTTTTTCAAGGCGAGTGGATGACACATCGGGATGATGCGGCTCGTCTCTTTGGCGGCCATGATGCCAGCCACTTGAGCGACGGCGAGTACATCCCCTTTTGCAAGACCCCCATCCGTGATGAGTTGTTTGAGTTCACCGCTCAGTTCAACTGATGTACGGGCCCGAGCAGTACGTGTCGTTTCCGGTTTATCCGAGACATCGACCATCCTCGCCCGCCCTTGGTTGTTCATATGTGTCAATTCCATCGTTTACCCTCCGCTCACCATTGGAATGACGGCGACCGTGTCCCCGTCTGCAACTGTGTATTCGTCCGTCTCATAGCGCTCATTGACCGCGAACATGAGACGTTCCGCTCCCGACACGCCCCGCTCGGCCAAATCCGCTCGCAAGGCGGCGATTGTTTGTGGCGCCGAAACGGTATAGGACCGGACCGCCAACTCTTCTGCCACGTGGGCAAAACATAATACCTCAATCATGTGTACGTCACTCCTTCCGGGCGTCCTGGGTGTTGTTCTTTTTGATCACCCATCCATTTCGTGCCGTCGGTCCAATGCTCCCGTTTCCAAATCGGGACAATTTCT
This genomic interval carries:
- a CDS encoding ThiF family adenylyltransferase, coding for MTPVPERYARQARFHGIGGEGQERLMEKRVLVVGLGALGAAVSDQLVRAGVSLILVDRDYVEVTNLQRQTLYTEQDAHAETPKAVAALERLRAINSDVELDAQIADVSWDWLRPLPPVDLVLDATDNVETRLLLNDFALERGIPFLFASCVGAYGMNYTVMPGEAPCLRCLMRHLPLAGQTCATAGVVAPIVQHVASRQAVEALKYLTGRHEHMERRLLIEDMWENQSQRLDVARLVDVSCPSCQTKDYPSLVSNRQQTALLCGRDVVQVRRSIEGLEPIAHQLEHADIVVKQTPFTLEWRWRNHRMLLFKDGRVLVHGVDDAHVAVAMVDECLGT
- the moaC gene encoding cyclic pyranopterin monophosphate synthase MoaC, which produces MELTHMNNQGRARMVDVSDKPETTRTARARTSVELSGELKQLITDGGLAKGDVLAVAQVAGIMAAKETSRIIPMCHPLALKKVDLTFEWDGTQLIIESFVKTKGDTGVEMEALTAAMVAALTVYDMTKAVDKGIVIGPTYLLEKEGGKSGDYIR
- a CDS encoding MoaD/ThiS family protein, whose translation is MIEVLCFAHVAEELAVRSYTVSAPQTIAALRADLAERGVSGAERLMFAVNERYETDEYTVADGDTVAVIPMVSGG